In Candidatus Binatia bacterium, the sequence GTGGCGTGGGTTCAGGAGCACGAACCGGTCCTGATGCGACGCGAGATGCCGGCTTCGGCTACGAGTATGAATATCCCGTCCTGCGAGGAGGGCGAGATTCGTGGCGTTGCCCGGGACATGCCTCTGGCGACCGATTGCCCCAGGGCTCTCGACGAGCAGGACTGCCTCTCGGACATGGACAATCCGCAGACGGATATCGAGGCGTTGACCAACGGCTTTGTTTCGGTCGGTCCGATTCCGGTCGATTAGGCGATCAGGCCAGATGAGATCGCGGATTCGGCCACCGCGGAAAGCTCTCGGGCTGGTGGAAGTCAGGCTGGTTTCCGGGCACGGCGCTCCAGGCCAGATAGCGGCGATCGGCGTCCGTGCCGTGGATGGCAAAGAGGTTCAGTCGGTGGATGGGGTCAGGAACCAGGCCCGCGGGCACCACGGCGTGGCCCGACCAACGTCCGCCATGGATCTCCGAGCGGTACTGGAGGCAGTTGTCGCGGGACAGGACGTTGCGCGGTCCGTTCAGCAAGAGAGCCAGGTAATGGCCATGGGGTCCGAACTCGAGCTCGAGATATTGATTGTCGGAACCGACAAGAAAGATCTCGCATACCTCGTAGTCCCATAGGCCGTCGCAGACGCCGGCGCGACCTGCGGGGGCGGGGTCTCCGAAGAAGGGGGCATCGATCCGCACCACCAACGGCGCGGACGACCTCTGTGCCGAGTCTTCGGCCGCGCGGGTGGGCGGGGCCAGTTCGGACCTGCGAGCCGGGCCGCCCGACACTGTGATGTGGAGGGCTTGGCTGTCCGGGCCGGTCGTGCCGTTCCAGTCGTCCTTGATGATGAAGTCGGGCATGGGCGGGCAGATAGATCGGCGAGGGGCTCAACCCGCGAGAATCTGCTCGATAAAACGGGCCGCATCCTCAGGCGCTTCGAGGACGATGAAGTGGCCGACATCGGGCAGTAGATGCACTTGGCCCGTGCGGCAACGAGCGACCACGCGTTGGGCCTCGCGCAGGTCGCGCGCATAGGAGGCGTCCTGATCTTCGGGGCGTCCTCTTCTCTTGCTGGCAAACCCGAGGTGAACCTCGGCGTCCACGTGCCGAGATTCGAGGTGGTCGGCGAGAGCGACCCGGTGGGCGTACACCTCGGCCTCATGTTGGCGATTACATTTGAGACGCCAGCGCCCGTCTGAATCGGGCGCACTGCCATGGGTCGCAAAGGCGCTTTTGGCCTCATCGTTCAGGCCGTCTCGTGCGAGTTGTGCGCGCAGCACTTTTTCCAGTCCGGCTTCGACCTCTTTTTCGGAAGCGAAGCCCTCGCTCTCCTTCTCGCCCAGGCGCCGGGTTCCTTTCGCGAGGCGCTCGGCGCCGACGGTGGCGCCCTCGGCATCGGCCAGCACCGGGTCCAGCAGGATCATGCGGCCGGTCGCCAGTGGGCGCTCGGCCAGCTCCATCAGGGCACAATCTCCGGCAAAGGAGTGGGTGACGCACGCGTCAGGGGCCCGACCGTATTGCTCGGTTGCCGATAGCACGGCGCGTCGAAAGTCGGCGCCAAATGCCTCCCATGCGTAGGCCTCGGGGAGCTCGGGGGCTTCGGTGTCGCCGTGGCCGCGTTGGTCAAAGGCGACCGGGGCGACCACGGGCAGGCGATCGACGACCGGCTGCCAGACGCCAGCACAGAGGCTCGCGGCATGGGCAAAAAGTACGAGCTTGCCGTCGCCTTCCCAGGTGATGAAATTTTGCTGGATACCGCCGTCGCCTCGGAGGTCTCGGGTGCCCGAATTTGATCGGTCGATTGAGCGTTGCATGGTTTTATTCTTAGCTGGTTGGGTTTATGATGCGAGCATGTCGACTTCGAAATCGTTAATGGTCGCCGGGGGTGCAGTCCTCGCTTTCTGCGCATTCGGTAGCAATTTGGCGCAGGGGGCGGAGCCGCAAAAAGTGACATCCGGGGATGTCGTGTTGGTCCTTCCTTTGGGATTGCAGGCGGACTCCGCCTATATCCCCGAGGATAATCCGCTCTCCAAAGCAAAGATCAAGCTGGGCAAAATGCTCTATTTTGACGGCCGTCTTTCTGCGGATGGAAACGTGCCCTGTTCGGGATGTCATAATCCCTATCACGGGTTCGCGGACCCGGAACCAACGTCGCCGGGAGTGGGCTTTGCCCGAGGCGGGCGCAATAGCCCGACAGTATTGAATCGCCTCTTCTCTGCAGAGCAATTCTGGGACGGGCGTGCCGAGGATCTTGAAGCGCAGGCCATCGGTCCGATTACCAACCCAATCGAAATGGGGATGCCGTCGCACGACGTGGCGGTAACGAAAATTGCTGCGATCCCCGGCTACGGCCCATTGTTCACGGCAGCCTATGGCGACTCCGGTGTGAATATCGATCGCATTGCGAAGGCAATTGCGACCTATGAGCGAACGGTGCTCACGGGGGACAGCCCCTACGATCGCTACCAAGCTGGCGACAAGGCGGCGCTCAGCGCCCAGCAGGTCCGCGGTATGGAACTCTTTGCCGGCAAGGCTGATTGCCAGACCTGTCATGTGTCGTTCAACTTCACCGACGAGAACTATCATAATCTGGGAGTTGGCTGGGATGCCGCTTCGAAGACTATGGCGGACAAGGGCCGCAATGATGTGACCAAGGCGGATGTGGATATTGGTGCCTTCAAGACGCCGACTTTGCGTGACGTGGCGTTGACGGCACCTTATATGCACGATGGTTCGGAGGCCACGTTGGCGGACGTCATCGAGTTCTACGACAAGGGCGGCAATGCCAATCCTCACCTGTCCACCAAGATCAAGAAGCTCAACCTGACCGCCCAGGAGCGCAAGGACCTGGAGTCCTTCATGTTGGCGCTGACGGGTACGGTCCCCGAGCCCGCACCGCCCGCTCAGTTGCCGCAGTAGCTGGAATCGCCGGGTTCTTTTTGCCAGAGTTTCGCAGATGAGCGCACCCGAGTTGTATGATCCCGCCTTGATGCCGCATCTGATTATCAGCGGCCTCGAACGATATGATGATCGCCCGTGCATGCATTTGGGCGATACAACCGCGACCTATGCCGAAGTGCGTGCTCGCGCCAGCCAATACCAGCAGGCTTTGGCTTCGCGGGGGCTCGGGGTCGGGTCGCGCGTCGCGGTGATCTCGGCCAACCGGCCCGAGGTGCTCTATAATATTATCGCGATGCAGGTGACGGGTTGCTGCGGCACCGCGCTGCATCCGATGGGGTCTGTGGAAGACCATGCCTTCGTGCTCGAGGACGCCGA encodes:
- a CDS encoding cytochrome c peroxidase — its product is MSTSKSLMVAGGAVLAFCAFGSNLAQGAEPQKVTSGDVVLVLPLGLQADSAYIPEDNPLSKAKIKLGKMLYFDGRLSADGNVPCSGCHNPYHGFADPEPTSPGVGFARGGRNSPTVLNRLFSAEQFWDGRAEDLEAQAIGPITNPIEMGMPSHDVAVTKIAAIPGYGPLFTAAYGDSGVNIDRIAKAIATYERTVLTGDSPYDRYQAGDKAALSAQQVRGMELFAGKADCQTCHVSFNFTDENYHNLGVGWDAASKTMADKGRNDVTKADVDIGAFKTPTLRDVALTAPYMHDGSEATLADVIEFYDKGGNANPHLSTKIKKLNLTAQERKDLESFMLALTGTVPEPAPPAQLPQ
- a CDS encoding alpha/beta hydrolase, coding for MQRSIDRSNSGTRDLRGDGGIQQNFITWEGDGKLVLFAHAASLCAGVWQPVVDRLPVVAPVAFDQRGHGDTEAPELPEAYAWEAFGADFRRAVLSATEQYGRAPDACVTHSFAGDCALMELAERPLATGRMILLDPVLADAEGATVGAERLAKGTRRLGEKESEGFASEKEVEAGLEKVLRAQLARDGLNDEAKSAFATHGSAPDSDGRWRLKCNRQHEAEVYAHRVALADHLESRHVDAEVHLGFASKRRGRPEDQDASYARDLREAQRVVARCRTGQVHLLPDVGHFIVLEAPEDAARFIEQILAG